A stretch of the Candidatus Margulisiibacteriota bacterium genome encodes the following:
- a CDS encoding ISL3 family transposase: protein MDKKTLNKLINLPGYEVEEILFFNDEELHLLMGPSKKNIAICSFCKKPHIQGYHSEEIAIAEDHSISGRRVYLHIRKRKYRCPEDKRIHVEDTPWLKLFARITNRYVKQINRLTAITTNQEAGWYLGLNDEVVYRADKRALEEQAKEKLDPIPAGIHLSVDEVSYKKYHRYLTNVIDTDRKLVIWNAKGRKAEILDQYYQGIGKVNCEKIESVAMDGARTYISSTTRHAVNALIVYDKFHLAQKLNNTVDEVRKLELAKAKKNDNDELAEMMGCKQRFILLKNKDNLTSTQANNLEKICQINKPIYEAMLLKETFLQIYSMGDNFVDITNHLLDWFIQASNSNSKPFQLLANKLFEKIAYILNWFKQKISSAISEGFNNKIKRLKRMAYGYKDIDYFRLTIHQHCGLLNPRLAT from the coding sequence ATGGATAAAAAAACACTCAATAAATTAATAAATTTACCTGGATATGAAGTAGAAGAAATACTATTTTTTAATGACGAAGAACTCCATTTATTAATGGGACCTTCTAAGAAAAATATTGCGATTTGTTCGTTTTGTAAAAAACCTCATATTCAAGGATATCATAGCGAAGAAATAGCAATTGCCGAAGACCATAGCATATCTGGACGAAGAGTATATTTGCACATAAGAAAACGCAAATATCGTTGCCCAGAAGACAAGCGAATCCACGTAGAGGATACGCCTTGGTTGAAATTATTTGCCAGAATAACAAATCGATATGTAAAACAAATAAACAGGCTGACGGCAATTACTACAAATCAAGAAGCTGGTTGGTATTTAGGTTTAAATGATGAGGTCGTTTATAGAGCTGATAAACGAGCATTAGAAGAGCAAGCGAAAGAAAAGTTAGACCCTATACCTGCAGGAATTCATTTAAGTGTTGATGAAGTTAGTTATAAAAAATATCATCGTTACTTAACTAATGTGATTGATACTGATCGTAAGTTAGTTATTTGGAATGCAAAAGGTAGAAAGGCTGAAATTTTAGACCAATACTATCAAGGAATTGGTAAGGTAAATTGCGAAAAAATTGAATCAGTGGCTATGGATGGAGCCAGAACATACATTAGTTCGACAACTCGGCATGCAGTTAATGCCTTAATTGTTTATGATAAATTCCATTTAGCTCAGAAGCTCAATAATACTGTTGATGAAGTGAGGAAACTGGAGCTGGCGAAGGCAAAAAAAAACGATAACGATGAATTGGCAGAAATGATGGGATGCAAGCAAAGATTTATTCTATTGAAAAATAAAGATAATTTAACCAGCACACAAGCTAATAATCTTGAGAAAATTTGCCAAATTAACAAGCCAATATATGAGGCGATGTTGCTAAAAGAGACCTTTTTACAAATATATTCTATGGGTGATAATTTTGTTGATATAACTAATCATTTATTAGATTGGTTTATTCAAGCTAGTAATAGCAACAGTAAACCTTTTCAGCTGTTAGCAAATAAGCTTTTTGAGAAAATTGCCTATATTTTAAACTGGTTTAAACAAAAAATTAGTTCAGCTATTTCGGAGGGGTTTAACAATAAAATTAAACGTTTAAAAAGGATGGCTTATGGGTACAAAGATATTGATTATTTTCGATTAACAATTCACCAACATTGTGGTCTATTAAATCCTAGACTTGCAACTTAA
- the recQ gene encoding DNA helicase RecQ, producing MNIENPLEILTKVFGYKSFRGKQLEVIEHLLKGNDSLVLMPTGGGKSLCFQIPAICLEGVAIVVSPLIALMQDQVTALKNLGIKAEFLNSSLSFAEKKLVEDKILKNELDLVYVSPEKLNTEEFLSLLKQSKLSLFAIDEAHCVSQWGHNFRPEYIKFSALKETFPKVPRIALTATADEITRTDIIKNLNLEKGKVFVSSFDRPNIEYIVKTKDKEQQQLLQFIKTEHKNDSGIVYCISRKRVETIAEFLKKEGFDVLPYHAGMDNKTRTINQERFIKEEAVIMVATIAFGMGIDKPDVRFVAHLDLPKSVEAYYQETGRAGRDGLPADAWMVYGLKDIVQLRQFIENSESPQSQKRLEHQKLNSLIAYVEAIHCRRTILLEYFGEESKHKCNNCDNCNEPPVTYDATIDAQKALSCIYRAQTERYGFGVGHIVNILIGKADEKIRNFQHDKLSTFGIGADVSDAQWRSIIRQLVILGYIDIDMQYSSLRTNAKTMKMLKDGGEKVELRKYILESKTKNKRNNTINKTSLTASEDINLFNELKKLRLSFAKQENMPPYIIFSDKSLIDMADKKPKTMKEMASISGVGDYKLNKYGMVFLEVVEKYS from the coding sequence ATTAACATTGAAAATCCATTAGAGATATTAACTAAAGTTTTTGGATACAAGAGCTTTCGAGGAAAACAATTAGAAGTTATTGAACATTTATTAAAGGGAAATGATTCTCTAGTTCTTATGCCTACTGGCGGAGGGAAATCTCTTTGTTTTCAAATTCCTGCTATCTGCCTTGAAGGCGTTGCTATTGTTGTTTCTCCTTTAATTGCTCTCATGCAAGATCAGGTAACCGCCTTGAAAAATCTAGGGATTAAGGCAGAGTTTTTAAATTCAAGTTTAAGCTTTGCTGAAAAGAAATTAGTTGAAGATAAAATACTTAAAAATGAACTAGATTTAGTTTATGTTTCTCCAGAAAAACTAAATACAGAGGAGTTTCTGTCGCTTTTAAAACAATCCAAGCTTTCACTTTTTGCTATTGATGAGGCTCATTGCGTATCTCAATGGGGTCATAACTTTAGACCAGAGTATATAAAGTTTTCTGCATTAAAGGAAACATTTCCCAAAGTCCCCAGAATTGCCTTAACAGCAACAGCAGATGAGATTACTAGAACAGATATTATCAAGAACTTGAATCTTGAGAAGGGAAAAGTTTTTGTGTCTAGCTTTGATAGACCGAATATTGAATACATTGTTAAAACTAAAGATAAAGAACAACAACAGCTTTTGCAGTTTATAAAAACAGAGCATAAAAATGATTCAGGAATAGTTTACTGTATTTCCAGAAAAAGGGTAGAAACTATTGCTGAGTTTTTGAAAAAAGAAGGATTTGATGTGCTTCCTTATCATGCGGGTATGGATAATAAAACACGAACAATAAATCAAGAAAGATTTATCAAAGAAGAAGCAGTTATTATGGTAGCAACGATTGCTTTTGGTATGGGCATTGATAAGCCAGATGTTAGATTTGTTGCGCATCTTGATTTGCCAAAAAGTGTTGAAGCCTATTATCAAGAGACAGGTCGTGCTGGTCGAGATGGCCTGCCTGCTGATGCCTGGATGGTTTATGGGTTAAAGGACATAGTTCAGTTACGTCAATTTATTGAAAACTCTGAGTCGCCGCAGTCTCAGAAACGTCTTGAACATCAAAAATTGAATTCACTAATTGCTTATGTTGAGGCAATTCATTGTAGAAGAACAATTTTGTTAGAATATTTTGGTGAAGAGTCAAAACATAAATGCAATAATTGTGATAATTGCAATGAACCTCCAGTTACTTATGATGCAACGATTGATGCCCAGAAAGCTTTGTCTTGTATTTATCGAGCACAAACAGAGAGGTATGGCTTTGGAGTAGGGCATATTGTTAATATTTTAATTGGTAAGGCAGATGAGAAAATAAGAAATTTCCAGCATGACAAGCTAAGCACCTTTGGCATAGGTGCGGATGTTAGCGATGCTCAATGGAGGTCTATAATCAGACAGCTAGTTATTTTAGGATACATTGATATTGATATGCAATATTCCTCCTTAAGAACCAATGCTAAAACAATGAAGATGTTGAAAGATGGTGGGGAAAAGGTTGAATTAAGAAAATATATTTTAGAAAGCAAAACAAAGAATAAGCGAAACAACACCATCAACAAAACTTCTCTAACAGCAAGCGAGGATATTAATTTATTTAATGAACTTAAGAAACTTAGGCTTTCTTTTGCTAAACAAGAAAACATGCCACCATATATTATTTTTAGTGATAAATCCTTAATTGATATGGCTGATAAAAAGCCGAAAACTATGAAGGAAATGGCTAGTATCTCTGGAGTTGGAGATTACAAGCTTAATAAATATGGAATGGTATTTTTGGAGGTAGTTGAAAAGTATAGTTGA